The Phaeodactylum tricornutum CCAP 1055/1 chromosome 8, whole genome shotgun sequence genome has a window encoding:
- a CDS encoding predicted protein (intron uncertain, compare to Protein ID 56610~Alternative splicing variant 2) — protein MKSSSFLLYSILSAAVVPYAAFVVGGVTPGGRYLRTITAAVSTGTGTDDLLRPSYAIEKIPLRIGHGFDIHRMAPLAEAGQPVVIGGVVIDHLPQKWTDAEGRYVEKGGVYETELGVVAHSDGDVIYHSIVDAIFGALTLPDIGQVFQDTDPRWKGCDSSKFMEHAHTVMADYGYKVGNIDVTLILERPKVASFKPAMKKNIVNLLQTTPGRVNIKARTHERVDSVGELRSLSCHVVMTLELDT, from the coding sequence ATGAAGTCGTCCTCTTTCCTACTGTACAGCATATTATCCGCAGCTGTAGTTCCATACGCGGCATTTGTCGTCGGCGGAGTGACGCCTGGCGGTCGATACCTGCGAACGATCACGGCGGCAGTATCCACTGGTACCGGGACGGATGACTTGCTCCGACCGAGCTACGCAATCGAGAAGATTCCGCTGCGCATTGGTCACGGATTCGACATTCACCGTATGGCACCCTTGGCCGAAGCTGGACAACCCGTCGTGATTGGGGGAGTCGTGATTGATCACCTTCCGCAAAAGTGGACCGATGCCGAAGGCCGTTACGTGGAGAAGGGCGGCGTGTACGAGACCGAGCTCGGCGTGGTAGCGCACTCTGACGGCGACGTAATTTACCACTCAATAGTGGACGCCATCTTTGGAGCCTTGACGCTGCCAGATATTGGGCAGGTCTTTCAGGATACGGACCCGCGATGGAAAGGTTGTGACAGTAGTAAATTTATGGAACACGCGCATACCGTCATGGCGGATTATGGATACAAGGTTGGCAACATTGATGTGACGCTGATATTAGAAAGACCAAAGGTCGCGTCATTCAAGCCCGCCATGAAAAAGAATATTGTAAATTTGCTTCAGACGACTCCGGGACGAGTCAACATTAAAGCCCGCACACACGAACGGGTGGATTCCGTCGGAGAACTCCGGTCTCTGTCATGTCACGTTGTCATGACGTTGGAACTGGACACGTAA
- a CDS encoding predicted protein has translation MCIQALLLATQTRNLAAWVGDKMLRTLLNSVSKSSPVCANRSRSSFKTASALSRQPSSSCATNRLSFKAAACAGVTSRCDTKCRNSVLGLSF, from the coding sequence ATGTGCATACAGGCACTGTTATTGGCTACCCAGACGAGAAACTTGGCGGCTTGGGTTGGTGACAAAATGTTACGCACATTGTTGAACtccgtttccaaatcctCCCCCGTTTGTGCCAATCGCTCACGCAGCTCTTTCAAAACAGCCTCAGCATTGTCGAGACAGCCATCTAGTTCTTGTGCAACGAACCGACTGTCCTTTAAAGCTGCTGCTTGTGCAGGTGTCACCTCTAGATGCGATACTAAATGCCGGAATAGCGTCTTGGGATTAAGCTTCTGA
- a CDS encoding 3-hydroxybutyrate dehydrogenase (Probably a NAD- or NADP-dependent short-chain dehydrogenase/reductase, possibly a mitochondrial 3-hydroxybutyrate dehydrogenase involved in butanoate metabolism catalyzing the reaction: (R)-3-hydroxybutanoate + NAD+ = acetoacetate + NADH + H+.) yields the protein MVAPPGPAVQKLNSVLHRDPFSSITYAVFWSLVLLVGAPLAIVVLQLQLIVRLLLWVTGQTGKSHYSPRTQSKLEMAVVVTGCDTGFGTEIAFWAAQAGFHVFAGCLLKESFGQFENCPAIKPIQMNVCNDNDVQEVVKQVVTWLDGGGEKKKQRVLHALINNAGIGDGGLIDWLDISVFQRNMDVNCFGMIRTCKAFLSIFKQQAIDGSHRGGRIMNLTSMAGLCPPMAAMAAYAASKHAANVFTRGLRNEMAGFGVQVCSLNPSFHKTPLVTGMQNNITSVYNGLSPTLRNQYGSDYFDTLKISLVDIPHSWSWNTNVVAEQAVSLLEINQLPAEVPIGLDGRFALLILRMIPGWCIDLVNYMFLPTPQSMRDPTKKKLQSHHGEKMD from the exons ATGGTAGCACCACCAGGACCTGCTGTTCAGAAACTTAATTCAGTTTTGCACAGAGATCCCTTTTCGAGTATCACATATGCCGTCTTTTGGTCGTTGGTCCTGCTAGTAGGGGCGCCGCTGGCCATCGTTGTTCTGCAGCTACAACTCATAGTGCGGCTCCTCTTGTGGGTGACGGGGCAGACCGGAAAATCTCATTACAGTCCCCGCACACAAAGTAAGCTAGAAATGGCTGTTGTGGTGACGGGATGTGATACGGGCTTCGGCACAGAAATTGCCTTTTGGGCGGCACAAGCAGGATTTCACGTATTTGCGGGATGTTTGCTAAAGGAGTCCTTTGGACAGTTTGAGAACTGCCCAGCTATAAAACCCATACAAATGAATGTATGCAATGATAATGATGTTCAAGAGGTAGTTAAGCAGGTTGTGACGTGGCTTGATGGCGGTGgcgagaagaaaaagcaacgAGTTCTGCACGCTTTGATCAACAACGCGGGGATAGGGGACGGTGGTCTGATTGACTGGTTGGATATATCCGTTTTCCAGCGAAATATGGATG TCAACTGCTTTGGCATGATTCGGACTTGCAAAGCTTTCTTGTCCATATTCAAGCAGCAAGCAATTGATGGAAGTCATCGAGGCGGCCGCATTATGAATCTCACCAGTATGGCTGGGCTCTGCCCACCAATGGCGGCCATGGCTGCGTATGCCGCGTCCAAACATGCGGCCAACGTGTTTACCCGTGGATTGCGCAACGAGATGGCAGGCTTTGGAGTACAAGTTTGCTCCTTAAATCCTTCCTTCCATAAAACGCCGTTGGTGACCGGAATGCAAAACAACATCACATCTGTATATAATGGGCTGTCACCAACTTTGAGAAACCAGTATGGCAGCG ACTACTTTGACACGCTGAAGATCTCTTTGGTGGATATCCCACACAGCTGGAGCTGGAATACAAATGTGGTTGCAGAACAGGCGGTTAGCTTATTGGAAATCAATCAATTGCCGGCTGAGGTCCCTATTGGCTTGGACGGCCGCTTCGCCCTCCTTATTTTGCGCATGATTCCTGGGTGGTGTATTGACTTGGTCAATTACATGTTTCTGCCTACCCCGCAGTCTATGAGAGACCCAACAAAAAAAAAACTACAAAGTCATCACGGAGAGAAAATGGACTAA
- a CDS encoding predicted protein, which yields MKSTAIAVVLAISWSFSAAFTAPLRSNVGRTTGVRSAPTPPIPSVPLTQRRAIVQDLDVVALVAGQENYGLAVVCVGEALWSFLQAPSLDHAKVLVPAAVAALVLGLVSGPMVTSGDAATVGTGLWIATGVSLGLGASYVARMTAKYSPSPKEIAAFGLLVAVAGFFSFSQNLVVDGFVVLPSIPFPELPSLKLGQGDYIEFY from the coding sequence ATGAAAAGTACCGCTATTGCAGTTGTCCTCGCCATTTCCTGGTCGTTCAGTGCCGCGTTTACAGCTCCGCTACGGTCGAATGTCGGGCGCACAACTGGCGTCCGATCCGCTCCGACGCCGCCGATCCCGAGCGTCCCGTTGACGCAACGCCGAGCGATCGTCCAAGATCTCGATGTCGTTGCACTTGTCGCGGGGCAGGAGAATTACGGTCTGGCCGTTGTCTGTGTCGGCGAAGCCCTCTGGTCCTTTCTGCAGGCACCGAGTCTCGATCACGCCAAGGTCCTGGTccccgccgccgtcgcgGCCCTCGTGTTGGGACTCGTGTCCGGACCCATGGTGACGAGTGGAGATGCAGCTACCGTCGGGACAGGTCTCTGGATCGCCACCGGGGTTAGTTTGGGATTGGGAGCCTCCTACGTTGCCAGAATGACGGCCAAGTATTCACCATCGCCCAAGGAAATCGCCGCCTTTGGATTGctcgtcgccgtcgccgGTTTCTTTAGCTTCAGCCAGAATCTGGTAGTGGACGGATTTGTGGTCCTACCGTCGATTCCTTTTCCCGAATTGCCTTCGCTCAAGCTAGGACAGGGTGACTACATCGAATTCTACTGA
- a CDS encoding predicted protein: protein MASLNSASENKAQAIVIITGGGGFLGQSLASALLERQTIQGNGVVLSLGLLVLADVVFPEILQPVLETSKWDKLVKLQGDISDPTFVDNLFGLIPSDAAHVSIFHLGAVMSGDGERDFDLCMNVNLYGFLHLIQGARKYVYERLGFPAKFILASAGATIGSGAPTDYIGKDDIISDATRATPHTTYGATKACAELLLSDYSRRGFVDARGLRLPTIVVRAGKPNAATTGCFSGVVREPLAGVDTTLPIARDVLHAVTGKRHAIDAMLTLHNASLEQIESVLGYDRTVFLPAVALSLGDLEDALWKTVTPDTQHKLGKITYQVDAHLSAVVASFPTKIDARRARRLGIPSAPDADTLIRQYVADFSSAIASGIELVAPQSGNIAAFPKESKVAVITGAGSGIGQAVAQRLSRGGWIVVLAGRRKTTLRETAKTLEGRACLCVPTDVTIESEVEALFETVHTNYGTIDLLFNNAGINSTAASFADVEFADFERVLRTNVCGPFLCGKAAMKRMAANGGGRIINNGSLSAQTPRPGSACYTASKHAVLGLTRCMALDGRAFNVACGQIDFGNVVSEMSLRTNKVGTGALQPNGTTLVESSMSLKDAAETVWSMVNLPLEANVLQMTVMATTMPFVGRG, encoded by the coding sequence GTAACGGGGTTGTGCTTTCACTGGGCTTGCTCGTTTTGGCCGACGTTGTTTTCCCCGAAATCTTACAACCAGTGCTTGAAACATCCAAGTGGGATAAGCTTGTCAAGCTTCAGGGAGACATTTCCGACCCTACCTTTGTCGATAACTTGTTCGGCCTAATCCCTTCCGACGCCGCCCATGTATCGATTTTCCATCTGGGCGCCGTCATGAGCGGTGACGGGGAACGGGACTTTGATTTATGCATGAATGTGAATCTATACGGCTTTTTACATCTGATACAAGGAGCCCGTAAGTACGTGTACGAGCGTCTCGGTTTCCCCGCCAAGTTCATTCTGGCGTCGGCCGGAGCAACCATTGGATCCGGCGCACCGACCGACTACATTGGCAAGGACGACATTATTTCGGACGCTACACGAGCAACACCGCACACAACCTACGGGGCCACCAAGGCCTGTGCCGAATTACTTTTGAGCGATTACAGTCGCCGGGGATTCGTAGACGCCCGCGGACTACGACTTCCTACCATTGTTGTACGGGCCGGTAAGCCCAACGCCGCCACGACGGGTTGTTTTTCCGGTGTTGTACGCGAACCACTTGCTGGGGTCGATACGACCTTGCCCATTGCCAGGGATGTACTGCATGCCGTTACTGGTAAACGTCACGCAATCGACGCCATGCTGACACTCCACAACGCAAGCCTGGAACAAATCGAATCTGTTTTGGGCTACGATCGGACCGTATTCTTGCCAGCCGTAGCTCTGAGTCTGGGAGATCTCGAAGACGCCCTTTGGAAAACGGTCACACctgatacgcaacacaagtTGGGAAAGATCACGTACCAGGTGGATGCCCATTTATCGGCCGTGGTGGCAAGTTTTCCGACCAAAATCGATGCCCGAAGAGCTCGACGGCTCGGCATTCCGTCCGCGCCGGATGCGGACACTTTGATTCGCCAATACGTCGCCGACTTTTCCTCGGCTATCGCCTCGGGTATTGAGCTTGTTGCTCCACAAAGTGGCAACATTGCCGCTTTCCCCAAGGAAAGCAAAGTGGCCGTCATTACAGGAGCCGGCAGTGGCATTGGACAGGCCGTCGCTCAAAGATTGTCTCGAGGTGGTTGGATTGTAGTCTTGGCGGGACGTCGCAAAACGACGTTACGAGAAACAGCCAAGACTCTTGAAGGGCGCGCGTGTTTGTGCGTCCCGACGGATGTGACCATCGAGTCGGAAGTAGAAGCGCTCTTTGAAACCGTCCACACCAACTACGGTACGATTGATCTGTTGTTTAACAACGCTGGTATCAACAGCACAGCGGCCAGTTTCGCAGACGTGGAGTTTGCCGACTTTGAGCGTGTGCTACGTACCAACGTGTGCGGCCCGTTCTTGTGCGGCAAAGCGGCCATGAAACGCATGGCCGCCAATGGTGGCGGCCGAATCATCAACAACGGTAGCCTGTCGGCGCAAACGCCCCGACCCGGGTCCGCCTGCTACACCGCCTCCAAACATGCTGTGCTGGGGCTAACAAGATGCATGGCACTTGATGGACGTGCGTTCAACGTGGCGTGTGGTCAGATCGATTTTGGCAACGTGGTGAGTGAAATGAGCTTGCGTACTAACAAGGTAGGGACCGGGGCGTTGCAGCCCAACGGAACCACTCTCGTTGAGTCTTCCATGAGTCTCAAGGATGCCGCCGAGACCGTCTGGAGCATGGTCAATCTACCTCTGGAAGCCAATGTATTGCAGATGACGGTCATGGCCACAACAATGCCGTTTGTCGGGCGTGGATGA
- a CDS encoding predicted protein (intron uncertain, compare to Protein ID 56611~Alternative splicing variant 1), whose product MKSSSFLLYSILSAAVVPYAAFVVGGVTPGGRYLRTITAAVSTGTGTDDLLRPSYAIEKIPLRIGHGFDIHRMAPLAEAGQPVVIGGVLGVVAHSDGDVIYHSIVDAIFGALTLPDIGQVFQDTDPRWKGCDSSKFMEHAHTVMADYGYKVGNIDVTLILERPKVASFKPAMKKNIVNLLQTTPGRVNIKARTHERVDSVGELRSLSCHVVMTLELDT is encoded by the exons ATGAAGTCGTCCTCTTTCCTACTGTACAGCATATTATCCGCAGCTGTAGTTCCATACGCGGCATTTGTCGTCGGCGGAGTGACGCCTGGCGGTCGATACCTGCGAACGATCACGGCGGCAGTATCCACTGGTACCGGGACGGATGACTTGCTCCGACCGAGCTACGCAATCGAGAAGATTCCGCTGCGCATTGGTCACGGATTCGACATTCACCGTATGGCACCCTTGGCCGAAGCTGGACAACCCGTCGTGATTGGGGGAGTC CTCGGCGTGGTAGCGCACTCTGACGGCGACGTAATTTACCACTCAATAGTGGACGCCATCTTTGGAGCCTTGACGCTGCCAGATATTGGGCAGGTCTTTCAGGATACGGACCCGCGATGGAAAGGTTGTGACAGTAGTAAATTTATGGAACACGCGCATACCGTCATGGCGGATTATGGATACAAGGTTGGCAACATTGATGTGACGCTGATATTAGAAAGACCAAAGGTCGCGTCATTCAAGCCCGCCATGAAAAAGAATATTGTAAATTTGCTTCAGACGACTCCGGGACGAGTCAACATTAAAGCCCGCACACACGAACGGGTGGATTCCGTCGGAGAACTCCGGTCTCTGTCATGTCACGTTGTCATGACGTTGGAACTGGACACGTAA